A window from Vicinamibacterales bacterium encodes these proteins:
- a CDS encoding TCP-1/cpn60 chaperonin family protein, protein MAKQIVYGEESRQAILRGVNSLANAVKVTLGPKGRNVVLDKKFGSPTITKDGVTVAKEIELKDALENMGAQMVREVASKTSDIAGDGTTTATVLAQAIFREGAKNVVAGANPMELKRGIEKAVEAVVAELKKAAKPVSGAAIAQVGTISANSDETIGKIIAEAMEKVGKDGVITV, encoded by the coding sequence ATGGCAAAGCAGATTGTCTACGGTGAGGAGTCGCGTCAGGCCATCCTGCGCGGCGTCAACAGCCTCGCCAACGCGGTGAAGGTCACGCTCGGCCCGAAGGGGCGGAACGTGGTCCTCGACAAGAAGTTCGGCTCCCCCACCATCACCAAGGACGGCGTCACGGTGGCCAAGGAGATCGAGCTGAAGGACGCGCTCGAGAACATGGGCGCGCAGATGGTGCGCGAAGTCGCGAGCAAGACCTCGGACATCGCCGGTGACGGCACCACCACCGCGACCGTGCTCGCGCAGGCGATCTTCCGCGAAGGGGCGAAGAACGTCGTCGCCGGCGCCAACCCGATGGAACTGAAGCGCGGCATCGAGAAGGCGGTCGAAGCGGTCGTCGCCGAGCTGAAGAAGGCGGCCAAGCCGGTCAGCGGCGCGGCCATCGCCCAGGTCGGCACCATCTCGGCGAACAGCGACGAGACCATCGGCAAGATCATCGCGGAAGCGATGGAGAAGGTCGGCAAGGACGGCGTCATCACCGTCGA
- the groES gene encoding co-chaperone GroES has translation MSIRPLHDRVIVSRIEEGEQKIGGIIIPDTAKEKPQQGKVIAVGKGKVEKDGKVTPLDVKEGDTVLFGKYSGQEIKIDGEEYLIMREEEILGVVTK, from the coding sequence GTGAGCATTCGCCCGCTGCACGATCGCGTGATCGTGTCGCGCATCGAAGAGGGCGAGCAGAAGATCGGCGGGATCATCATCCCGGACACCGCCAAGGAGAAGCCGCAGCAGGGCAAGGTGATCGCGGTCGGCAAGGGCAAGGTCGAGAAGGACGGCAAGGTCACGCCGCTCGACGTCAAGGAAGGCGACACGGTGCTCTTCGGCAAGTACTCCGGCCAGGAGATCAAGATCGACGGCGAGGAGTACCTGATCATGCGCGAGGAAGAGATCCTCGGCGTCGTGACCAAGTAG
- a CDS encoding helix-turn-helix domain-containing protein, producing the protein MRDQMDRLVAEMLDKGVQYDDARREFEKMFIARALQRSKGNLGDAADLLGLHRNTISRKIAEYRIKRMS; encoded by the coding sequence GTGCGGGATCAGATGGATCGGCTCGTGGCGGAAATGCTCGACAAGGGCGTGCAGTACGACGACGCGCGGCGCGAGTTCGAGAAGATGTTCATCGCCCGGGCGCTGCAGCGGTCCAAGGGGAACCTCGGGGATGCCGCCGACCTGCTCGGCCTGCACCGCAATACGATCTCGCGGAAGATCGCGGAATACCGCATCAAGCGGATGAGTTAG